From a region of the Kwoniella newhampshirensis strain CBS 13917 chromosome 11, whole genome shotgun sequence genome:
- a CDS encoding 40S ribosomal protein uS13, whose translation MSFAPLEAHQQFQHILRLLNTNVKGQGKIMYALTEIKGVGRRYANLVCKKADVDLNKRAGELNSDELERIVTIMQNPAQFKIPTWFLNRQRDINDGKNHHVLSNVIDQRLREDLERLKKIRSHRGLRHHWGLRVRGQHTKTTGRRVGKAVAGKKK comes from the exons ATGTCGTTCGCTCCTCTCGAAGCTCACCAGCAATTCCAA CACATCCTCCGTCTCCTTAACACCAACGTCAAGGGTCAAGGCAAGATCATGTACGCTCTTACCGAGATCAAGGGTGTTGGTCGACGATACGCCAACTTGGTTTGCAAGAAGGCCGATGTCGACCTCAACAAGAG GGCCGGTGAGCTCAACTCGGATGAGCTCGAGCGAATCGTCACCATCATGCAGAACCCCGCCCAATTCAAGATCCCCACCTGGTTCCTCAACAGGCAGCGAGACATCAACGACGGCAAGAACCACCACGTGCTCTCCAACGTCATCGACCAGCGTCTCCGAGAGGATCTCGagaggttgaagaagatccGATCTCACAGAGGTCTTCGACACCACTGGGGATTGCGAGTCAGGGGTCAACACACCAAGACCAC TGGTCGACGTGTCGGTAAGGCCGTCGCCGGTAAGAAGAAGTAA
- a CDS encoding 60S ribosomal protein eL42 gives MLISFAPPLAPNCKGKTCKKHTPHKVTQYKKGKDSLAAQGKRRYDRKQSGYGGQTKPVFHKKAKTTKKVVLRLECTSCKTKHQLSLKRCKHFELGGDKKQRGQAINF, from the exons ATGCTGATATCGTTCGCTCCCCCTTTAGCCCCAA ACTGCAAGGGCAAGACCTGCAAGAAGCACACCCCTCACAAGGTGACGCAGTacaagaagggcaaggacTCTTTGGCCGCCCAGGGAAAGCGACGATACGACC GAAAGCAGTCCGGTTACGGTGGTCAGACCAAGCCCGTCTTCCACAAGAAGGCTAAGACC ACCAAGAAGGTCGTCCTTCGTCTCGAGTGCACTTCTTGCAAGACCAAGCACCAACTCTCTCTCAAGCGATGCAAGCACTTCGAACTCGGTGGAGACAAAAAACAGAGAGGTCAAGCCATCAATTTTTAG
- a CDS encoding glycogen debranching enzyme gives MAITKPTSIKLPGKGQANGHAGGDGQRTPKTPQDEAIAFFTADHDGEPVQVWELLLEDDGGPAEGKSYIRLPPPVRPYVLRVSIRPGTEVSRHGVLKSDFPIDGGVFQRGNWKERKLPSDMSKPIQIDLPISAPGAFCYFIEYDGPDPSTPRITGRKGYFNVDPIVSLPQRTPFFPTDTTPTANPLNDASSGAVLPKSTNVPLDGLIILSVLAKWMGPTTDWEPHFAEASRRGYNMLHWAPLQQRGSSGSPYSIKDQLTYDKAILKNPDAKDGGLKEIEAVVKLAKEKYGLGGVTDVVLNHMAFDSPWLESHPEAGYSPDNTPHLAPAVELEDALLSLTSKLSSLGLPTSLNSESDLQALVPHIKSAIDEVRIWEYYVFDVQGSVTAVAGSLLNSDPKPKAWGGADPGSKSVSELAEIVRHQAGMIDNYRAYSGRYSTQVRPDIAAGFIQAAYPGESPENLASKWGKILDVLNVDLYAECNDDVKAAVDGVVGRLRFTRLEDGGPKMGPITEEHALIERYFTRISKNDTTAKHSPAALVVANNGWMWGADPLKNFAEYPSKAYLRRQVIVWDDCVKLRYGTKPEDNPWLWEHMIDYAELLASTFDGFRLDNCHSTPLPLGVAVIDAGRRVNPNLYIMAELFTGSQEMDLKFVRELGINSLVREAYNGDGVKNFADLLWRFGLGKPVGSMDAACLSSNEELSPPFGKGAPRPCVVTPLNGSSPHAVFYDLTHDNQSPLDKRTAEDALSTGALVTFSAAALGSNKGFDDLYPKLLDLVTDNRLYEVSTAEKESGIGKVKRVLNHLHTEMMEGGYSEGHVHEEGQYIMIHRVHPITHKGFMLIAHTAFKGFSGRGWIKPIKLGRTKINYLFGASISTRFNEWKDDPKTHKGIPSTLTEISEPAIRTGTDGDGEYQEIVIPDVFEPGSIMVFSTAMEGIAPDLDSLIKSGAAEAFADLDLVDLNTVLHRADGEERDATGGDGVYTIPNYGSLTYCGLEGWMHPLREIMKTNDLGHPLCAHLREGTWAMDYVLKRLEKQTGDLPRLAKPIEWLSERLSLIQSSAPSFMRPKYFALVIYEAYKASRRAVVEQCSEFVSSGHNFTHDLALCSVQMYGLVKSASINPSKPVASLAAGLPHFAAGWARCWGRDVFISLRGLFLTTGNFIAAREHILAFGTTLKHGLIPNLLDSTRNPRYNCRDGPWWFIQNIQDYTKMCPNGLAILSDKVKRRFPADDTWVPWDHPRAFEYESSVAELVQEILQRHAAGIEFREYNAGPNLDMDMRDEGFNQKIWVDWETGLIYGGNRYNCGTWMDKMGSSDKAGNKGLPATPRDGSPIEITGLLKSTLTWLDGLCKAGKFPFKGVEATIKGKSRTVTYKEWADLIQASFEKCYYVPSDPSEDGKYEINSSMVNRRGIYKDVYGTPKDREWSDYQLRCNFTLTMIVAPELFTPEKAVGALQIADAVLKGPLGFKTLDPADSQYRGDYDNSNDSSDQAVAKGWNYHQGPEWVFPMGWFLMAYLKFDRIAGEGKKDSSRTLHYISNTLRNHAHHITHDPWRGLPELTNSNGSYCYDSCNTQAWSASTILDVLEEMHKIGQK, from the exons ATGGCAATCACAAAACCGACAAGCATCAAGCTGCCCGGCAAGGGTCAGGCGAACGGTCACGCTGGAGGTGACGGACAACGAACACCCAAAACCCCGCAGGATGAAGCCATCGCTTTCTTCACGGCGGATCATGATGGGGAACCTGTCCAGGTGTGGGAGCTCTtgttggaggatgatggtggtccCGCCGAGGGCAAAAGC TACATTcgacttccacctccagtCCGTCCGTACGTCTTGCGTGTGTCTATTCGTCCAGGCACCGAGGTGTCCCGCCACGGAGTGCTCAAGAGCGACTTTCCGATCGACGGAGGAGTCTTCCAAAGAGGAAattggaaggagaggaagctTCCTTCGGACATGAGCAA ACCTATCCAGATTGACTTGCCCATCTCTGCGCCCGGTGCTTTCTGTTACTTCATCGAGTATGACGGTCCCGACCCCTCCACCCCTCGAATCACAGGCCGTAAGGGATACTTCAATGTCGACCCAATCGTATCTCTCCCACAACgaactcctttcttccctaCCGACACAACTCCCACCGCGAATCCCCTCAACGATGCATCCTCTGGAGCTGTCCTGCCCAAGTCCACAAACGTACCCCTAGACGGGCTGATTATCCTATCTGTCCTCGCTAAATGGATGGGCCCCACTACCGACTGGGAGCCCCATTTTGCCGAAGCGAGCAGAAGAGGGTACAACATGCTTCACTGGGCACCTCTCCAACAGCGAGGTAGCTCGGGTAGTCCTTACAGTATCAAAGATCAGCTCACTTACGATAAGGCAATCTTGAAGAACCCGGATGCTAAGGACGGTGGACtgaaggagatcgaggctGTAGTCAAGCTGGCTAAGGAGAAGTATGGGTTGGGTGGTGTCACGGACGTTGTTCTGAACCACATGGCTTTCGATTCTCCTTGGTTGGAAAGCCATCCCGAggctg GTTACTCTCCCGACAACACACCGCATCTCGCTCCTGCTGTCGAGCTAGAGGATgcgctcctctctcttaCGTCCaagctctcttctcttggtCTCCCTACAAGTCTTAACTCGGAATCGGATCTTCAGGCACTTGTACCCCATATCAAGAGCGCTATTGACGAGGTCAGAATATGGGAATACTATGTTTTCGACGTCCAAGGTTCCGTCACTGCAGTAGCTGGCAGTTTATTGAATAGCGACCCTAAGCCCAAGGCATGGGGTGGGGCTGATCCGGGTTCTAAATCTGTCAGCGAACTTGCGGAGATAGTTCGACACCAAGCTGGAATGATCGATAACTATCGAGCATACTCTGGGCGATACAGCACACAGGTCCGACCTGACATCGCTGCGGGATTTATCCAAGCAGCATATCCCGGCGAGTCGCCAGAAAACCTGGCCAGCAAGTGGGGCAAGATCCTTGACGTGTTGAACGTTGACTTGTACGCCGAATGCAATGATGATGTCAAGGCTGCGGTCGATGGAGTGGTGGGACGTTTGAGATTCACGAgattggaagatggagggCCAAAGATGGGTCCTATCACTGAAGA GCATGCTCTCATTGAGCGATACTTCACCCGCATATCGAAGAATGATACCACTGCCAAACATTCTCCTGCAgctctcgtcgtcgccaACAACGGTTGGATGTGGGGAGCAGACCCTCTCAAGAACTTCGCCGAGTATCCTTCCAAAGCCTACCTGCGTCGACAAGTCATCGTTTGGGACGATTGCGTCAAACTTCGATATGGTACAAAACCTGAGGATAACCCTTGGCTGTGGGAGCACATGATCGACTATGCCGAGTTGCTCGCGTCGACTTTCGACGGTTTCCGACTGGACAACTGTCACTCTACCCCTTTACCGCTCGGTGTAGCTGTCATCGATGCGGGAAGGAGAGTCAACCCAAACCTGTATATCATGGCGGAACTCTTCACTGGTAGtcaggagatggatctgaAGTTTGTAAGGGAGTTGGGTATCAACAGTCTGGTGAGAGAGGCGTACAACGGTGATGGCGTGAAGAATTTCGCggatct CCTTTGGAGATTCGGTCTCGGAAAGCCTGTCG GTTCCATGGACGCTGCATGCCTGTCAAGTAACGAAGAGCTTTCCCCACCTTTCGGAAAGGGTGCACCTCGGCCTTGCGTGGTCACTCCCCTGAACGGATCATCTCCGCATGCTGTTTTCTACGATCTCACGCATGACAACCAATCGCCACTCGACAAACGAACTGCTGAAGACGCTCTCTCGACTGGTGCTCTCGTCACCTTCTCTGCCGCCGCGCTGGGATCCAACAAAGGCTTCGATGACCTGTACCCTAAATTATTGGATCTTGTCACCGATAACAGGTTGTACGAGGTCAGCACCGCTGAAAAGGAGAGCGGTATTGGCAAGGTTAAGCGAGTTTTGAATCATCTGCACAcagagatgatggaaggAGGCTATTCAGAAGGTCACGTCCACGAGGAAGGCCAG TACATCATGATCCACCGTGTACACCCCATCACACACAAGGGCTTCATGCTCATCGCACATACTGCTTTCAAGGGCTTCAGCGGGCGAGGATGGA TCAAACCCATAAAGCTCGGTCGCACCAAGATCAACTATCTCTTCGGAGCTTCAATATCTACTCGATTCAACGAGTGGAAAGACGATCCTAAGACACATAAAGGCATTCCATCTACTCTCACTGAAATCTCGGAACCAGCTATTAGGACTGGCACCGATGGGGATGGAGAGTATCAGGAGATTGTGATCCCAGATGTGTTTGAGCCAGGATCCATCATGGTTTTCAGCACAGCTATGGAG GGTATTGCCCCTGACCTCGATTCATTGATCAAGTCTGGGGCCGCTGAAGCATTCGCCGATCTGGACTTGGTCGACCTGAACACTGTCTTGCATAGAGCcgatggagaagagcgagatgcAACCG GCGGCGATGGCGTTTACACTATCCCCAACTACGGCTCGCTTACATACTGTGGTCTTGAGGGATGGATGCACCCGCTTAGGGAGATCATGAAGACCAACGACTTGGGCCACCCTTTGTGCGCTCACTTACGAGAAGGCACATGGGCCATGGACTATGTGCTGAAGCGTCTGGAGAA GCAAACTGGggatcttcctcgtctggCCAAACCTATCGAGTGGCTCTCGGAGCGACTGTCGCTCATCCAATCTTCCGCTCCATCCTTCATGAGACCCAAATACTTCGCATTGGTGATTTATGAAGCATATAAGGCCTCACGTAGAGCCGTGGTCGAGCAATGTTCCGAATTTGTCTCGTCGGGCCACAATTTCACTCATGACTTGGCACTGTGCAGTGTACAGATGTATGGTCTGGTGAAGAGCGCTAGTATCAACCCCAGCAAACCGGTTGCTAGTTTGGCCGCTGGATTGCCGCACTTTGCGGCTGGTTGGGCAAGATGTTGGGGCAGGGATGTG TTCATTTCTCTTCGGGGTCTTTTCCTCACCACCGGCAACTTCATTGCTGCCCGTGAACACATCTTGGCATTTGGCACAACCCTCAAACATGGATTGATTCCCAACCTACTGGATTCGACTAGAAATCCACGATACAACTGTCGTGATGGTCCTT GGTGGTTCATCCAGAACATTCAAGACTACACGAAGATGTGTCCCAATGGACTTGCTATACTGAGCGACAAGGTCAAACGTCGCTTCCCTGCCGATGACACCTGGGTTCCTTGGGATCATCCTCGGGCTTTCGAATATGAGAGCAGTGTGGCTGAGTTGGTGCAAGAAATCCTGCAGAGACACGCAGCTGGTATTGAATTCAGGGAGTACAAT GCCGGTCCGAACCTCGATATGGATATGCGAGATGAAGGTTTCAACCAGAAGATTTGGGTCGACTGGGAGACTGGACTTATCTACGGCGGTAACAGGTACAACTGCGG TACTTGGATGGACAAGATGGGTTCATCGGACAAAGCAGGTAACAAGGGGCTTCCCGCCACCCCCCGAGACGGCTCTCCCATCGAAATTACTGGTCTTCTGAAGAGCACCCTCACATGGCTCGACGGCCTTTGCAAAGCTGGGAAGTTCCCTTTCAAGGGTGTCGAAGCAACTA TCAAAGGCAAATCGCGTACAGTTACGTACAAGGAATGGGCGGATCTCATTCAAGCTTCGTTCGAAAAGTGCTACTACGTCCCTAGCGACCCATCAGAGGATGGAAAGTACGAGATCAACTCCAGTATGGTCAACAGAAGAGGTATCTACAAAGACGTCTATGGTACTCCTAAGGATAGAGAGTGGAGCGATTATCAG CTCCGATGCAACTTCACTCTCACAATGATCGTCGCGCCGGAGCTGTTCACTCCCGAAAAGGCTGTTGGTGCTCTGCAAATTGCCGATGCGGTACTCAAGGGTCCTCTTGGTTTCAAGACTCTGGATCCAGCCGATAGTCAATACAGAGGCGATTACGACAACTCGAACGACAGTTCAGATCAGGCAGTTGCCAAGGGTTGGAAC TATCATCAAGGTCCTGAATGGGTGTTCCCAATGGGATGGTTCCTCATGGCTTATCTGAAATTCGACCGTATCGCTGGTgagggcaagaag GACTCGAGCCGAACCTTGCACTACATCTCCAACACACTTCGTAACCATGCTCATCATATTACGCATGACCCATGGAGAGGTCTTCCGGAGTTGACCAATAGTA ATGGAAGCTACTGTTACGACTCATGTAACACCCAAGCCTGGAGTGCCAGTACGATATTGGATGTGCTCGAGGAGATGCACAAGATTGGTCAGAAGTAG
- a CDS encoding gamma-glutamyltransferase, producing MLFGLLALAVSHAVKASSSSPSSSSSSIQKRHSNCFGYNVQGCQYPIIGRNGAAASEVGTCSEIAIDILEQGGNAADGAVAMGLCVGVISGYHSGIGGGGFSLVRFPTGNGYDYEMIDFRESLPYAGNATIYSQYGTSQNKSLYGGLAVGVPGDLHGWWELHSRHGSLPWKTLFEPATTLARNGFVVNRDLAEEIAPWMLNDPLWAEVYYPNGTALTEGDMAYRPTYANTLEKIGEQGIGAFYDRTSGIAKNTVKAVAETGGILSLDDLEAYEAIMRTPANITYRGNKIFSTVAPSSGSVVLSALKIFEGYDGSAQDNDPAINLTTHFLLEATEFAYGQRSTLGDPAFTPNVTYLEQAYLLESTAEAVRAKINFNRTYPITYYAPSDYFPTRESGTSHMAIVDKDGMAVSLTTTVNLIWGSRVMTEDGIILNDEMDDFGAPGQLNAFGFPSSPINYPAAGKRPQSSISSSMAEDEDGNLLIATGSAGGSQIITATLQQLYHHLDQGLNSTASTIHPRWHDQLGGRSTFEVPDAEFGIVGYDNGTVSYLAGLGYNVTYVTPGGSVSQAIGRLEDGSYLAASDPRRISGYGAAF from the exons ATGCTCTTCGGCTTATTGGCACTCGCCGTCTCTCATGCTGTAAAGGCAAGCTCCAGCTCTccctcgagctcgagctcgtcgatTCAAAAGCGTCATTCGAATTGTTTCGGGTACAATGTCCAAGGTTGTCAGTATCCCATCATAGGGAGGAACGGCGCTGCAGCCTCTGAAGTTGGAACATGTTCAGAGATTGCGATTGATATTCTGGAACAAGGCGGGAATGCCGCTGACG GTGCCGTGGCGATGGGCTTGTGCGTGGGTGTCATCTCGGGATATCATTCGGGGATCGGTGGG GGTGGATTCTCTCTGGTCCGATTTCCGACGGGAAACGGATACGACtacgagatgatcgattTCAGAGAATCTCTTCCATATGCGGGGAATGCAACA ATCTATTCGCAATACGGTACCAGTCAAAACAAGTCTTTGTACGGTGGTCTGGCAGTCGGAGTACCCGGAGATCTACATG GATGGTGGGAACTCCACTCACGACACGGTTCTCTCCCATGGAAAACGCTCTTCGAACCCGCCACGACCCTCGCACGTAACGGCTTCGTCGTCAATCGAGATCTggcagaggagatcgcACCCTGGATGCTGAATGATCCACTCTGGGCAGAAGTGTATTACCCCAATGGTACCGCTCTGACGGAAGGCGATATGGCCTATCGACCCACATATGCGAATACGTTGGAGAAAATTGGGGAACAGGGGATCGGGGCGTTTTATGATAGGACGTCCGGTATCGCGAAGAATACGGTCAAAGCTGTCGCGGAGACAGGCGGAATTCTGAGCCTGGACGACCTGGAGGCGTACGAAGCTATCATGAGAACTCCGGCAAATATCACTTATCG AGGCAacaagatcttctcgaccgtGGCGCCAAGCTCTGGAAGTGTCGTCTTGTCTGCTCTAAAGATCTTCGAAGGGTATGATGGATCAGCGCAAGACAACGATCCAGCAATCAACCTCACCACCCATTTTC TGCTCGAGGCCACAGAATTCGCTTATGGGCAACGCTCCACTTTGGGTGACCCGGCATTCACACCCAACGTCACTTATCTCGAGCAGGCATACTTGCTAGAATCGACCGCCGAGGCGGTCAGAGCCAAAATCAACTTCAACCGAACCTATCCCATCACCTATTACGCTCCTAGCGATTACTTCCCCACCAGGGAGAGCGGTACGAGTCACATGGCGATTGTGGACAAGGacggaatggccgtcagTTTGACTACAACTGTCAATCTGATTTGGGGATCGAGAGTTA TGACGGAAGATGGGATCATTCTTaatgatgagatggacgatTTTGGCGCTCCAGGCCAATTGAACGCTTTTGgtttcccttcttctccaatcAATTACCCCGCCGCAGGGAAAAGACCGCaatcgtccatctcgtcgtccatggccgaagacgaggatgggaaTTTACTCATTGCGACAGGCTCCGCTGGAGGAAGTCAAATCATCACTGCCACTCTGCAACAGCTATaccatcatctcgatcaAGGACTGAACAGCACCGCTTCGACCATCCA CCCTCGATGGCACGATCAATTGGGAGGTAGAAGCACGTTCGAAGTTCCAGATGCCGAATTTGGCATCGTAGGCTACGATAACGGTACAGTCTCTTATCTCGCTGGGCTCGGATACAACGTCACGTACGTCACACCTGGCGGTTCAGTCAGTCAAGCCATTGGAAgactggaagatggatcgtATCTTGCCGCTTCGGATCCTCGACGTATCAGTGGATATGGTGCAGCATTTTAA